Proteins co-encoded in one Setaria viridis chromosome 9, Setaria_viridis_v4.0, whole genome shotgun sequence genomic window:
- the LOC117840190 gene encoding nicotianamine synthase 2: MEAQNHEVAALVEKISGLHAAIAKLPSLSPSPAVDALFTALVTACVPASPVDVSRLGPDAQKMREELIRLCSDAEGQLEAHYADTLAAFDNPLDHLARFPYYRNYLDLSRLEYELLARYVPGLAPARVAFVGSGPLPFSSLVLAARHLPGTLFDNYDRCAAANERAKKLVRADADLSKRMSFRTADVADLTEELAEYDVVFLAALVGMAAEDKARVVAHLGRHMAPGAALVVRSAHGARGFLYPVVDPEDIGRGGFEVLAVYHPDDEVINSVIVPRKAADGQGKGSGAAPVVSPPCKCCKMEAGAATTAAPPLLKREDMAAREEVSF; this comes from the coding sequence ATGGAGGCCCAGAACCACGAGGTGGCCGCCCTGGTGGAGAAGATCTCGGGCCTCCACGCCGCCATCGCCAAGCTTCCGTCGCTGAGCCCGTCCCCGGCCGTCGACGCGCTCTTCACCGCCCTCGTCACGGCCTGCGTCCCGGCGAGCCCCGTGGACGTGTCGAGGCTCGGCCCCGACGCGCAGAAGATGCGGGAGGAGCTCATCCGCCTCTGCTCCGACGCCGAGGGCCAGCTGGAGGCCCACTACGCTGACACGCTCGCCGCCTTCGACAACCCGCTCGACCACCTCGCCCGCTTCCCCTACTACCGCAACTACCTCGACCTGAGCCGGCTCGAGTACGAGCTCCTGGCCCGCTACGTGCCCGGCCTGGCCCCCGCCCGCGTCGCCTTCGTCGGGTCCGGCCCACTGCCCTTCAGCTCGCTGGtcctcgccgcgcgccaccTCCCCGGCACCCTCTTCGACAACTACGaccggtgcgccgccgccaacgaGCGCGCCAAGAAGCTTGtccgcgccgacgccgacctGTCGAAGCGCATGTCGTTCCGCACGGCCGACGTCGCCGACCTCACGGAGGAGCTCGCCGAGTACGACGTGGTGTTCCTGGCGGCGCTCGTCGGCATGGCGGCCGAGGACAAGGCGAGGGTGGTGGCGCACCTCGGCCGGCACATGgcccccggcgccgcgctcGTGGTGCGGAGCGCGCACGGGGCGCGCGGGTTCCTGTACCCCGTCGTGGACCCCGAGGACATCGGCCGCGGCGGGTTCGAGGTGCTTGCGGTGTACCACCCCGACGACGAGGTGATCAACTCCGTCATCGTCCCCCGCAAGGCGGCGGACGGGCAGGGGAAGGGCAGCGGCGCTGCACCGGTGGTGAGCCCGCCGTGCAAGTGCTGCAAGATGGAGGCGGGCGCCGCAACCACCGCCGCGCCACCGCTGCTGAAGAGGGAGGACATGGCGGCCAGGGAGGAGGTGTCCTTCTGA
- the LOC117836234 gene encoding dihydrolipoyllysine-residue acetyltransferase component 1 of pyruvate dehydrogenase complex, mitochondrial has product MANIRALLVGLSRARGSLAEAGRCASLRPSLLASMVEHYKVPLPTRWFSSTGLPPHLVVGMPALSPTMNQGNIAKWRKQEGDKIEVGDVICEIETDKATLEFESLEEGYLAKILAPEGSKDVQVGQPIAVTVEELDDIKSIPADTSFGGEQKEEQSTESAPQTDVTSVSEQSSVVSRISPAAKLLIKEHGLDMSSLRASGPRGTLLKGDVLAALKSGAVSSSAKEKKAPAAPSSQPTHDSQAQPATTSQKADTYEDILNSQIRKVIAKRLIESKQTTPHLYLSKDVVLDPLLAFRSELKEQHGIKVSVNDIIIKAVAIALRNVPEANAYWNSEKEEAQKHDSVDISIAVATEKGLMTPIIRNADQKTISAISSEVKQLAEKARAGKLAPNEFQGGTFSISNLGMYPVDHFCAIINPPQSGILAVGRGNKVVEPVVDSDGNEKAAAVTKMSLTLSADHRVFDGQVGGKFFTELASNFSDIRRLLL; this is encoded by the exons ATGGCAAACATCCGTGCGCTTCTGGTCGG CTTGTCGCGCGCAAGGGGTTCCTTAGCCGAGGCTGGGCGATGTGCTTCCTTAAG GCCATCACTCCTAGCATCAATGGTTGAACATTACAAG GTTCCCTTGCCAACCCGTTGGTTCTCCTCAACAG GGCTTCCTCCACATCTGGTGGTTGGGATGCCAGCACTGTCCCCTACTATG AACCAAGGTAACATTGCGAAATGGAGAAAACAGGAAGGAGACAAG ATAGAGGTTGGTGATGTGATATGCGAGATAGAaactgataaagccactcttgAATTTGAAAGCCTTGAAGAGGG GTATCTGGCCAAAATTTTAGCACCTGAAGGTTCAAAGGATGTTCAGGTTGGACAACCCATTGCTGTCACG GTTGAAGAGCTTGATGATATTAAAAGCATACCAGCTGATACATCCTTCGGAGGTGAACAAAAGGAAGAGCAGTCAACAGAAAGTGCACCACAAACTGATGTAACTAGTGTGTCTGAACAAAGCTCAGTAGTGAGCCGAATCAGTCCGGCAGCTAAGTTACTTATCAAGGAACATGGACTGGATATGTCATCACTGAGAGCATCAGGTCCCCGTGGCACCCTTCTGAAAGGGGATGTTCTGGCTGCACTGAAGTCAGGTGCAGTTTCAAGCTCAGCCAAAGAAAAGAAGGCTCCAGCGGCACCTTCATCTCAGCCAACTCATGATTCCCAGGCTCAACCAGCCACTACTTCACAAAAGGCTGATACATATGAAGATATTCTGAATAGTCAGATACGTAAG gttATTGCAAAAAGGTTGATTGAATCAAAACAGACGACTCCTCATTTATATCTATCCAAAG ATGTTGTACTTGATCCCTTGCTCGCTTTCAGGAGCGAACTGAAAG AGCAACATGGCATTAAAGTTTCAGTAAATGATATCATCATAAAAGCTGTGGCAATTGCCTTGCGGAACGTTCCTGAAGCAAATG CTTACTGGAACAGTGAGAAGGAAGAAGCCCAAAAGCATGATTCAGTTGATATATCTATTGCTGTTGCCACAGAGAAG GGCCTGATGACTCCAATTATAAGAAATGCAGATCAAAAGACTATATCAGCAATATCCTCAGAG GTTAAGCAGCTAGCTGAGAAGGCAAGAGCTGGGAAACTTGCACCTAATGAATTTCAGGGGGGGACTTTCAG CATCTCAAATCTTGGGATGTACCCCGTGGACCATTTTTGTGCGATCATTAATCCTCCACAG TCCGGTATCTTAGCTGTTGGTAGAGGTAACAAGGTTGTTGAGCCTGTTGTGGACAGTGATG GAAATGAGAAGGCTGCTGCAGTTACAAAAATGAGCTTGACGCTGTCTGCTGACCATCGTGTGTTTGATGGGCAAGTAGGAG GCAAGTTTTTCACGGAGCTGGCATCGAATTTCAGCGACATTAGGAGACTGCTACTGTAA
- the LOC117836235 gene encoding protein neprosin: MDTARGVACLLVAVICLSCAAAAAARTPAARMHRHLKRLNKPAVKSIESPDGDIIDCVHISHQPAFDHPYLKNHTVQMRPNYHPEGLYDESKTNVASTSNGERPMVQLWHQNGRCPVGTVPIRRTKKDDLLRASSMRRYGRKRHTTANPMSVNPTMLNEGGHQHAIAYVQGDKYYGAKATINVWEPKIEQPNEFSLSQLWILGGSFGEDLNSIEAGWQVSPDLYGDNNTRLFTYWTSDAYQATGCYNILCSGFVQINSEIAMGASIFPTSSYSGSQYDISILIWKDPKEGNWWMQFGKDYVLGYWPSFLFSYLADSASMIEWGGEVVNSQPDGVHTSTQMGSGHFPEEGFSKSSYFKNIQVVDSTNNLKAPKGLGTFTEQSNCYDVQNGNNGDWGTYFYYGGPGRSSNCQ; the protein is encoded by the exons ATGGACACCGCGCGGGGGGTCGCGTGCCTTCTCGTGGCGGTGATCTGTTtgtcgtgcgccgccgccgccgctgcgaggacgccggcggcgaggatgcaTCGCCACCTCAAGCGGCTCAATAAGCCGGCCGTGAAGAGTATCGAG AGCCCAGATGGGGACATCATAGACTGCGTGCACATCTCCCACCAGCCAGCGTTTGATCACCCGTACCTCAAGAATCACACTGTACAG ATGAGGCCGAACTACCATCCGGAGGGCCTGTACGACGAATCCAAGACCAATGTGGCCTCCACCAGCAATGGCGAGAGGCCTATGGTACAGCTCTGGCATCAGAATGGGAGGTGCCCGGTAGGCACCGTCCCCATTAGGCGAACGAAGAAGGACGACCTGCTCAGGGCAAGCTCAATGCGGCGGTATGGCAGGAAGAGGCACACAACAGCAAACCCAATGTCGGTCAATCCCACCATGCTGAACGAGGGTGGCCATCAG CATGCGATAGCGTATGTTCAAGGTGACAAGTACTATGGCGCCAAGGCGACCATCAATGTGTGGGAACCCAAGATCGAGCAGCCTAATGAGTTCAGCTTGTCCCAGCTCTGGATCTTGGGGGGATCATTCGGGGAGGATCTTAACAGCATTGAGGCTGGATGGCAG GTTAGCCCGGACCTCTATGGGGACAACAACACAAGGCTGTTCACCTACTGGACC AGTGATGCATACCAAGCAACAGGGTGCTACAACATATTGTGCTCAGGGTTCGTTCAGATTAACAGCGAGATTGCCATGGGCGCCAGCATCTTCCCAACCTCAAGCTACTCTGGCTCCCAATATGATATCAGTATACTGATCTGGAAG GACCCAAAGGAGGGCAACTGGTGGATGCAGTTCGGCAAGGACTACGTGCTGGGCTACTGGCCGTCGTTCCTCTTCTCGTACCTGGCGGACAGCGCGTCGATGATTGAATGGGGCGGGGAGGTGGTGAACTCACAGCCCGACGGTGTGCACACCTCGACGCAGATGGGCAGCGGGCACTTCCCGGAGGAAGGGTTCAGCAAGTCGAGCTACTTCAAGAACATCCAGGTGGTGGACAGCACCAACAACCTGAAAGCCCCAAAGGGGCTGGGCACCTTCACCGAGCAGTCCAACTGCTACGACGTGCAGAACGGCAACAATGGCGACTGGGGCACCTACTTCTACTACGGCGGCCCTGGGAGGAGCTCCAACTGCCAGTAG